The nucleotide sequence aggacaagaggagagcagggagcacCACTAGCATAGGAACAGCTTACAGGCACACCCTTCAAACCACACTGGTTTGACTAAAATACCAGATGAAGCAAATTTCAGACCCCACCACGCCCCCTGGCCTGTCTTCATGTTGAGTTTGTGATGGGGTCTGCCCATCAGGACATCATGTCACCTACAGAAGAGAGTCACTGTCAGCTTGGTGCCAAAAGCCAAGCTGCTTTGTTCAGTACCCACCTCTTGATTATGTACTCATAGATGCTGGAAGGCATGATGGTAATGGTCACCACACTGCCAGCTGTTGCCAAGATGTCTGCAATCTGGGGGTCCTGTAAGTAAAGCAGAAGCAATGTGAGCAGCAGGCCTCCAGCTGACCATGAAACAGCAGCTCAACAGCTTTTCCAGCCCCTTGaccaaactggaacccaggaggttccatcacaaggtgtgagggtgctggaggcctggagcaggctgcccagagaggttgtggagtctctttctctggagagattccaaacccacctggccattgttcctgggcaagctgctgtgggtgccctgctttagaaggggggttggactggatgatctccaatctccaccatgctgggattctacaCAGATGCAGCATCTTGCACAAACTGACTAGAGAAGGGATGTTCTACACTGAATTCCTCCTGGAAtttggcacaggctggcaggaggaacctttctctttttgttttgccaGCCAAGTCAGACTAAAGATAAACACTGATGGTCAGCCCAGGCAGgtagaggcagaggaggacaatcAGCTGCCCTGTCTGCAGGTGGAGAACTGCAAGGAAGCCTCAAAGCAGCCGTGTCTCTCCAGTCAAGAAAGTAAACCATGGGAGGAAACTTTCTGATCATTACACACACACCACAACCCTTGCTCCTGTCTGCACAGAAAGCTCACAGCTACCCACACCCACCCCAGAACACGTCTTTTACCTTCAATCCAATGACATTCTGCCCATTGATTTCACAGATGTTGTGCTCTGTCAGAAGGCCAttcctggcagctgagctgtcCTTCACTATGGAGGTGATCTTCCCGTTCTTGAATATGAAACCCACGTGCCCTGTGCTGTCCTTGTGCATGGTGATGATCCGCTCAAAGGGCCTGCAAGACATTTCAAAtgcaccctcccagcctgctgagccccaggaaGAAccactcagcagcttggactGCCAACAGGTTGTGTTGTGCCCGcagccctgctcaagcaggggtgAGCCAACCCCCCCCGAACCGCTCCCGAGACGGCAGTGACAATCCCCATCTGCGGTGGCTTTACCTGTCCCGGATGATCATGGAAATCCTCTCTCCAGAAGCCTGCTTCAGAACTTTATGTGCTTTGTCagagctccagcctgcacagttGTCACCATTGATCTGCAGAACCTGGTCCCCAAACCTCAGGCCAGCGAGGGATGCTGGGGAGTTAGCCTGGACTAACTGGACAAAGATACCCtgcaaggaagagaaaaggcaaaagagTGAAGAGAGGAAGTTCTACCTTAAAGCTGAAGAGCAGAGTCCTTTAAAGACTCCCACTCTCCATGAAGCACCAACCAAATGGACATTATCTCCCCCCAAGAGGCACTTCTGGAAACAGACTGAAGTGTCAGCAGTCTTCAAGAGACTGACaggtgctggatgctggcaTACATTGGCAATGTACTGTCTACATCTCTAGACCACAAAaaaggagacagaagcagaACATTAAAGCCTAACTCCTGCTTCAACAAGAGATCTGAGCAACTGGCTCAAGACAGCCAGTGGTGACTTGTGTGCCTCCTTGTGCATGGAACCAGTCCCTCCTCTGCCAGACAccagcctgtctgcagctggagaaagcagcagccctgggaccTCTGTGGCAGATTGCTCCTTTGACAGCCCCAGGAGCTTTCAACTTTTTAATCAATTACAAATACCATTTTCATCAATTACAGTGTTAATCAATTACAAATAATTACAAACCTCAgcttcaaaacaaagcaaaacaaaccaaggtggaatcccctcccccccccccccttccctatTTCTAGCACTCAAAAAGCTTAAAGCAAAGCATATCAAGATAATACTTTGCACAGATtatagttctgggcccctcagcttaggaaagctgttgagttgctggaaggtgtccagagaagggcaacaaagctggggaggggtctggagcacagccctgtgaggagaggctgagggagctggggttgcttagcctggtgaagagggcgctcaagggagaccttattgctgtctacaactatctgaagggaggctgtagccaggagggggttggtctcttttcccaagcaaccagcaccagaacaagaggacacagtctcaagctgtgccaggggaagtttaggctggaggtgaggagaaagttcttcccagcaagaccGTCGGAACggtctgcccagggcggtggtggagtcaccagccctgggggtgtgcgagcagtgtgtggacctggctcttggggacacggtttagtgttgacccttgaGTGCTGGAtggagggctggactgggtgctcTTTGAGGtgtgctgtgcctctgcaggCCAAAGCAGGCTTTGGTACTCACGTTGTCCACAGCCTTGAGGCGCAGGCCGATTTTGCCGTCCTGGTCCTTGCAGAGGATGGTCTCGCGCAGGCCCTGCTTGATCTCTGCTCTGCGCAGCCCGGCGTCGTTCCCGGTCACTGGAGCTACCATGTAATTAGTAGAAGGTCGTGTTACCAGTTGctgattaaaacaaaacaaccagacAACTTAGTTTCAGCTTTTTCAAATGGCTAGAGGTCAGTTCATATGACATGTCACTCAAGCACAAGCCAAGCCACCCCACCACCGACCGCCCCAGCCCCTCCACTGGGAACCGGTCAtggaacggtttgggttggaagggaccttaaagatcatctagttccaaccccctgccacaggcaaggaCACTTCCTActaaaccaggctgctcagggccccatccaacctggctgtgaACACATCCAAGGTTGGAGCCTTCATATCATCTCTGGACAACGTGTTGCagcacctcaccaccctcacgtgCAATCTACACTCGGCTTCTTCCACACTGAAGCCATTGCTCTTTGTGCTGTTACTGCATGCCTttgaaaagtccctttccagctctcctgtaggccccttcaaacactggatggctgctctaaggtctccccagagccttctcttctccaggctgcacaatcccaactctctcacagagaggtgctccagccctctgatcaccttcatggcctcctcaTTGCTCAGTTTAAGACCAGATTAAAACAGGCACTGCCACTGTAAACAATTAATTAGCCAAGTATGGTACTGGAGGCAAACAGCCTACTCTCTAGAATGCCAGCCACATTTAGGCTTTGTATCTTTGCTTCCCAAAACATTTGACTGGTACCTACACcctgtggctgagcagctgctgccactggcaTGTTTCTCTGCACCTCCTCCTCGCTGAGGCTCAGGCCCATGTACTGAGTAAGTTCTGGATACAATCTGGGGTACAAGCCTGTGGGAGAAAAACAGAACAACAGAAAGCCTTCCATCAATACAATGGCTGGGTTCACAGAAGGAGCAATCACTGACAGGTACACTTACTGCCACAACCCTTCTGCTACTGCAGTGCGTTTCATGTGGAAGTtaccccagagcagcccctggcatcaGCACTGTGACTCTAGCTCAGCCCAGAGAAGCAACCAAACCAGCAGCattcctgctctgcacagcttaGAGAGAACTTTCACTTCCACTTACCCCAGCCATCCTTTTCAGCACAAACACCAGACCCAGGGTGATGATCCCAAACGAACACTGTGCTGCAGTCCATGAAGACCTGCTCGTGCTCCAAAGCTTTTGGGCACTTCCTGGGGAACTACTCTGCCTCCCCCCTCCAAGCCAGGTATGCTGGGGAACACACACAGTGCCCTTCCACTAGTGCAAGGCAGCACCTGCAGGAGGCATCCATGCCAAGGACTTTGCAGATCCCAGGCATGGCAGAGTTTCTGCAGAAGGCAGAACTCCTGGCTATGAGGCCCACAGTGCAGTCTGCTGAAGAAAGGAGCTGTCACTTCCCCACAGCTGCACAATGAAGTGGCTTTAGAAGTGCTCAGCAAgacacagcacacagagcctTTAAATAGCCAGTAGAGGATTCCTccactgcagaggagcagggtgcagggagtgggaggaaaggaattatgACACTTGTCAGACCTGGAGTTGAATCGCTCTGGAAACAGGCTTGATACTGCTCTTGACATTCCACAGATAGTTAACTGGAGCCATTTAACAAGTGGCAGTTGTGAAGGTATGAGAACTCTTCAGAGTCCCTCCACTGTTCCCACCAAGGCAGGGGGGACAgaaaaggctgctcagagagcgaggtgctgcagggcacagctttgGAAGCCAGCAGGCTCCCCGGTTCACAGAGCCAGCTGTGGGTGCAAGGTGTcacaccagctgctgcaggagtccACAGATCACCACAGATGGAAAGGAACTTTTCTGGGAAGGACCAAAGGCCACTGAGAGATGAATTCCAGTATCAGTGAGAGACTTTTTGCCCCTGGTGCttttggtggccatggttgCTAGCTGCTTCACatggcagctggctgctcttATTTCCACACTGATCTATCAGCTTGTAGCTTCACCACCACTATCAGGAAGCTTTTCATGAACAGCTCTTCTATCTTTGCTTGCATTTTCAAGCCCCCTAGGATTATGCACAAATAATACTGCACAAGACTTCTGCTGCTAGTCCATGTTCCCCTTTTGTTTTCCACTGAAGACCACACCACAGGATGCATCTTTGCTGGCTGCATTACATTCTCATTCAAAACAGAGCTCTCCAAACAGCAGACCACATCTGAAAGCCCCTGGTGGTGTAtgttctgctgcctctgccagggagTTTGGCACACCCTATAGATGGTGGAGGCCTGCCTTGGTCTGTGATCTATTTAGTGATCAATCCCTCTTCAGCCACACACAGCTCTTGAGCAATTCACACACAAGCTGACGTAAGAGTTCTGACATATGGCCAGCAGGCACAAAAACTGCAGGAACTCAAGCTCTGGACAGCAGCAAGAACACTGCCAAGAAGGGACTGCTGAAACAAACTCTTATCTGGCCTGGTGAAGTTAGGCCAGTTAAGTGCTCCAGAAAGGGTCTCTTGCTTAGAGGCTTTGGGCCTTTCAGGCCAAGCAGAACTTGCAAACCCAGAGTTCTGCCCTCAAACGTGCCTGTGCACCTTCATGGAGGGCCATgtgcatgggagaagaggagaagaaacggGTACAAGCCATTGAGGCTTGTGTCTGATTCCCCACCAGACTTCTGGTCTCAAAACCTGCTGGAAGCTTTATGTTGACAGCAAGACAAGATTAAGTTTCACCTTTCTGGGCACTTCTCTGTAGACAGATTTGTGTCTGTCTGTTCCTAAGCAAGCTCATATGGCAAGGCACTCAGAGGCATGCTGCCCTCTAAGGCTGACAAACACACAGGTGATAAATAAGGACACTCAAGAGTTGGAGGTAAGAGAGTTCAAGTGGTCAGCAAGCCTTGGTATTTTAGGCTGACTTGGAAAGGGCTTCAAAAAGCCAAGGGACAGTGTTTGCCACAACTTCCTTTTCTGAGCAAACACTGGGTTTTGACTCCCCAAGCACCTTCCCAAGGTGGGTGTTGGCATTTCCAAGAAGGCATGGGCTCACCCTTCATAAACAGGGTTACATACTGCTGTGTTGTTGACTGCTCTGCTGTTAGCTTTAGGATTTCACAACTCTGCAGCACGTGAGCTTACCTCCATCATGAGGAACAGGAGCAGAAGCCTCAGACAGGATTGCTGGATTAGCTGGATTTGAAGAAAAGGCAGTCTGAGCCTGAAAGCAAAGACACTCACACAGGTCATCTTGTACAAGAAAATAA is from Dryobates pubescens isolate bDryPub1 chromosome 3, bDryPub1.pri, whole genome shotgun sequence and encodes:
- the SDCBP gene encoding syntenin-1 — encoded protein: MSLYPSLEDLKVDKVIQAQTAFSSNPANPAILSEASAPVPHDGGLYPRLYPELTQYMGLSLSEEEVQRNMPVAAAAQPQGQLVTRPSTNYMVAPVTGNDAGLRRAEIKQGLRETILCKDQDGKIGLRLKAVDNGIFVQLVQANSPASLAGLRFGDQVLQINGDNCAGWSSDKAHKVLKQASGERISMIIRDRPFERIITMHKDSTGHVGFIFKNGKITSIVKDSSAARNGLLTEHNICEINGQNVIGLKDPQIADILATAGSVVTITIMPSSIYEYIIKRMATSIMKSLMDHSVPEV